One part of the Diadema setosum chromosome 6, eeDiaSeto1, whole genome shotgun sequence genome encodes these proteins:
- the LOC140230158 gene encoding allatostatin-A receptor-like, producing the protein MVRRGLSVITNFLLIFTIRARHETDSSYPSVVATAEDSYLNWPTGKLGENDAGSVYMKTEDTSVKLIDMVEENRHDNKFISAGANQDTNVQEGWAWQYGWSVAVGLQFFFSGLGIVGNGLVVIALAQHRTISNSIDTFVGALAVADLSTSVFMIPAPTAIYVPRTVLGALYCKVIFTNYIMWVCAHSSAYILTGMSAERLIAVVYPLHFKRVLTRRNVRLYLLTVWLFSIPSALFSVEAYEVSDNKCKMSRKSPVVLIATPVYICFLRLFIPAFVMIVTQIITAVSLNRQSRREPGQMARAVANRQAKRSFHVEARNSVVKLTFIIVVIYILTIGPNQLSLLISTLRGELLPFLFSPIHDALTLLTFINSCANPLIYAARYPKFRAAIKSLIIPGSSAKDDIPLFGPATKPKAETYAA; encoded by the coding sequence ATGGTGCGAAGAGGACTAAGCGTCATAACCAACTTTCTCCTGATATTTACCATTCGAGCGCGCCATGAGACTGATTCATCATATCCCTCGGTGGTGGCAACGGCGGAGGATTCCTACCTCAATTGGCCCACCGGTAAGTTAGGGGAAAATGATGCAGGCTCAGTCTATATGAAAACTGAAGACACATCTGTTAAACTTATAGACATGGTCGAAGAGAACAGACATGATAACAAATTCATCTCAGCTGGGGCTAACCAAGACACCAATGTTCAGGAGGGATGGGCATGGCAATACGGATGGTCAGTGGCGGTCGGTTTGCAGTTTTTCTTTTCCGGCCTTGGCATCGTCGGCAACGGCTTGGTTGTCATTGCTTTGGCCCAACACAGAACTATATCGAATTCCATCGACACGTTCGTCGGGGCCCTGGCAGTGGCTGATCTGAGCACCTCGGTCTTCATGATACCAGCACCAACAGCAATCTACGTACCTCGGACTGTTCTAGGAGCGCTCTACTGCAAGGTGATTTTTACCAACTATATAATGTGGGTGTGTGCTCACTCCTCGGCATACATTTTGACAGGAATGTCTGCGGAACGCCTAATCGCAGTGGTTTACCCTCTGCATTTCAAACGAGTCCTTACCCGGAGAAACGTACGTTTGTACTTGTTGACGGTCTGGCTTTTTTCAATTCCCTCGGCGTTATTCTCAGTCGAGGCGTATGAAGTGTCCGATAATAAGTGCAAAATGTCAAGGAAATCTCCGGTTGTATTGATAGCAACTCCCGTGTACATCTGTTTCTTACGCCTCTTTATCCCCGCTTTCGTTATGATCGTCACCCAAATCATCACTGCAGTGTCATTGAATCGGCAGTCACGCCGAGAGCCAGGGCAGATGGCTAGAGCCGTAGCGAATCGTCAGGCAAAGCGGTCTTTTCATGTGGAGGCGCGCAATAGCGTTGTCAAGTTGACCTTCATCATAGTTGTGATTTACATTCTCACCATCGGGCCCAACCAGCTCTCCCTGCTTATATCCACATTGAGGGGAGAGCTTCTACCATTCCTGTTCAGTCCAATCCATGATGCTCTTACTCTGCTGACGTTTATAAATTCCTGTGCGAATCCACTTATCTACGCGGCACGTTATCCCAAGTTTCGCGCGGCCATCAAGAGCTTGATCATCCCAGGATCAAGTGCGAAGGACGATATCCCACTGTTTGGGCCTGCGACTAAGCCAAAGGCAGAAACTTATGCCGCTTGA